In Chitinophaga sp. HK235, a single window of DNA contains:
- a CDS encoding glycosyltransferase, translated as MRVLTIVSKLDMGGIEKTLLSCLPYLNNAAIRLTVCCYAKGGLLEQQYKETGAEIIYFKRSRIPFNDAVQLYKILKKGKYDVVHSRFGFTSGAFALACKWLSIPFIVSVHSERYFAKPKRENSFILSAATRAWLALHKQLTLRYATRIIGHSKTNLQYYTANRPASDKFQLIYNGIDFSKLAGNSPELGDEVAQFVADSNCTFLHIGSFREPKNHLYLIDCFKSLNPIKEKYKLILVGNGSLFEQVKRKVALEGLESCVFFAGVDQNITKYLLIADLFFFPSIYEGLGNVLIEAQYMKVPVCASGLQPHHEATHEYYHQYFFDPYDVADGSNKLKDIIRHIRTNSIGEEVTAQAQQFVMENFTIERMAGNLATVYKTVGRQ; from the coding sequence ATGAGAGTATTGACCATCGTAAGTAAACTGGATATGGGAGGCATCGAAAAAACATTGCTTTCATGCCTGCCCTATCTGAATAACGCTGCCATCCGGCTCACCGTTTGCTGTTATGCAAAAGGTGGGCTGCTGGAACAGCAGTATAAAGAAACCGGTGCAGAAATCATTTATTTTAAAAGAAGCAGGATACCCTTCAACGATGCCGTACAACTCTACAAAATCCTGAAAAAAGGAAAGTATGATGTAGTACACAGCAGGTTTGGTTTTACTTCGGGAGCTTTTGCACTGGCCTGCAAATGGTTGTCTATACCATTTATCGTGTCAGTACACAGCGAACGTTATTTCGCCAAACCTAAAAGGGAAAATTCGTTTATACTGTCTGCCGCCACCAGGGCCTGGCTGGCATTGCACAAACAACTAACGTTGCGTTATGCCACCAGAATCATCGGGCATTCCAAAACAAACCTGCAGTACTATACGGCCAACAGGCCCGCCTCCGATAAGTTTCAGCTGATATACAACGGCATCGATTTTTCGAAACTGGCAGGCAACTCGCCGGAACTGGGCGATGAAGTGGCACAGTTTGTGGCAGACAGCAACTGCACCTTCCTGCATATCGGCAGTTTCAGGGAACCTAAAAACCATCTTTATCTGATCGATTGTTTTAAATCCCTGAACCCGATAAAGGAAAAGTATAAACTGATACTCGTCGGCAACGGCTCCCTGTTTGAACAGGTGAAACGAAAGGTGGCCCTGGAAGGACTCGAAAGCTGTGTATTCTTCGCCGGCGTAGATCAGAATATCACTAAATATCTGCTGATAGCTGATCTGTTTTTCTTCCCTTCTATTTACGAAGGATTGGGAAATGTACTGATAGAAGCACAATACATGAAAGTGCCGGTATGTGCTTCGGGCCTGCAGCCACATCATGAAGCCACGCACGAATATTATCATCAGTATTTCTTTGACCCGTATGATGTAGCAGATGGTAGCAATAAACTGAAAGACATTATTCGCCATATTCGTACCAACAGCATAGGAGAAGAGGTAACAGCGCAGGCGCAGCAATTTGTAATGGAAAATTTTACCATCGAACGGATGGCAGGAAACCTGGCAACAGTGTATAAGACAGTAGGCCGTCAATAA